From Bacillus sp. FSL K6-3431, the proteins below share one genomic window:
- a CDS encoding DeoR/GlpR family DNA-binding transcription regulator — translation MAVERQKKIREILMENGSVEALELVRQFGVSKETIRRDLNQMEKDGFIQKKYGGAILIEEQEKTPDFILPVHQRKLQYFKEKNEIGKRAAKLVQEEQIIILDAGTTTWCTVKYLHHLEKITVISNGLNVVEECSKNDAASIYLLGGQLRKNSMSLVGPQVEDELKKYNADYVFLGTSGFSLHQGFMSSDLYEAEIKRAMVSAGKKVVLLADHSKFERTGLTSFCGFNEVDILITSDLVNEEVRKEIEKFGVEVIAISYQENNEEKEEKG, via the coding sequence ATGGCTGTTGAACGACAAAAAAAAATTAGAGAAATTTTAATGGAAAATGGAAGTGTAGAGGCCCTTGAATTAGTCCGGCAATTTGGCGTTTCAAAGGAAACTATCCGCCGGGATTTAAATCAAATGGAAAAAGACGGTTTCATCCAAAAAAAATATGGCGGTGCTATTTTGATAGAAGAGCAAGAAAAGACGCCAGATTTTATTTTACCTGTTCATCAAAGAAAACTGCAGTATTTTAAGGAAAAGAATGAAATCGGCAAACGAGCAGCTAAATTAGTTCAGGAAGAACAAATTATCATTCTTGATGCGGGGACAACAACGTGGTGCACAGTTAAATATTTGCATCACTTGGAAAAAATAACCGTCATTTCTAATGGATTAAATGTAGTGGAAGAATGTAGTAAAAATGATGCAGCTTCTATTTATTTATTAGGGGGTCAGCTGAGGAAAAATTCAATGAGTTTAGTCGGACCGCAAGTGGAAGATGAACTTAAAAAGTATAATGCGGATTATGTATTTTTGGGTACTTCAGGATTTTCCCTTCACCAAGGGTTTATGAGTTCAGACCTATATGAGGCAGAAATAAAACGGGCAATGGTGTCAGCTGGGAAAAAGGTAGTCTTACTGGCTGATCATAGCAAATTTGAAAGGACTGGTCTTACTTCCTTTTGTGGTTTTAATGAAGTAGATATATTGATTACCAGTGATCTAGTGAACGAAGAAGTTCGCAAAGAAATTGAAAAATTCGGCGTTGAAGTGATCGCAATTTCATATCAAGAAAATAATGAAGAGAAGGAGGAGAAAGGATAA
- a CDS encoding D-sedoheptulose-7-phosphate isomerase, protein MDYELINLVRKYPDLSICSSDIETAFQLLKATYHDGGKLLLCGNGGSASDCEHIVGELMKGFRLKRSVDDPFKQKLQRNFPADSEYMSSHLQAALPAISLVSHTALISAFANDVAADMIFAQQVFGYGKDEDTLIGISTSGNSENVLNALKVARTKGLKTIGMTGKNGGQMKKICDVTICVPMENTLDIQERHLPIYHTLCIMLEEEFFGQ, encoded by the coding sequence ATGGATTATGAACTTATTAACCTAGTAAGAAAATATCCCGATTTGTCCATTTGCAGTTCAGATATAGAGACAGCTTTTCAATTACTTAAGGCAACGTATCATGATGGGGGAAAGCTACTACTCTGTGGGAACGGAGGTAGTGCCTCGGATTGTGAACATATTGTAGGTGAGTTAATGAAAGGCTTTCGTTTAAAACGATCTGTTGATGATCCATTTAAACAGAAACTACAACGCAACTTCCCTGCTGACTCTGAATATATGTCAAGTCATTTACAAGCAGCGCTTCCTGCCATATCATTAGTTAGCCATACTGCATTAATTAGTGCATTCGCCAATGACGTTGCAGCAGATATGATCTTTGCCCAGCAAGTGTTTGGATATGGTAAAGACGAAGATACACTAATTGGTATAAGTACATCCGGCAACTCGGAGAATGTGTTAAATGCTTTAAAAGTAGCCCGAACAAAAGGTTTAAAAACAATTGGTATGACTGGAAAAAATGGTGGGCAGATGAAAAAAATATGTGATGTAACGATATGTGTGCCAATGGAAAACACACTTGATATACAAGAGCGGCATTTACCAATCTATCATACACTTTGCATCATGTTGGAGGAGGAGTTCTTTGGACAATGA
- a CDS encoding ROK family protein — protein sequence MSILAGIDIGGTKCAVSIGKTTDQSVEMIAKDHFLTPDTPEQTLKQLIETLMNLLDNLNMDSIDSIGISCGGPLDSKSGLILSPPNLPNWNNVNVIRPFQKQFSVPVGLQNDANACALAEWKWGAGQGCKNMIFLTFGTGMGAGLILDGKLYSGTNDNAGEVGHVRLEEKGPVGYGKAGSFEGFCSGGGIANLAQTKAMEHLSNGNETIFCQSLDEISNITTKKVGEAAQAGDPLAIEVFQTVARKLGKGLAFIVDILNPERIVIGSIYGRQQSLLMPIALEVLKKEALPQSLEVCEIVSAGLGEQVGDYASLSVALNTLESVHS from the coding sequence ATGAGTATCCTAGCTGGAATAGATATTGGTGGTACTAAATGTGCAGTTTCAATTGGAAAGACTACTGACCAGTCAGTGGAAATGATCGCCAAAGACCATTTCCTAACTCCAGACACTCCGGAGCAAACATTGAAGCAACTGATCGAAACATTAATGAATCTCTTGGATAATCTGAACATGGATTCAATTGATTCAATTGGTATCAGTTGCGGAGGCCCATTGGACAGTAAAAGTGGACTAATCCTTTCTCCCCCAAACTTGCCTAATTGGAATAATGTTAATGTCATTCGACCTTTTCAAAAACAATTTTCTGTTCCCGTCGGTTTACAGAATGATGCTAATGCTTGTGCACTCGCAGAATGGAAATGGGGGGCTGGACAAGGGTGCAAAAACATGATTTTCCTTACTTTTGGAACCGGAATGGGAGCAGGTTTGATTCTGGATGGAAAGTTATATTCAGGAACAAATGATAATGCTGGGGAAGTTGGTCACGTCCGATTGGAAGAGAAAGGTCCGGTAGGATACGGAAAAGCGGGTTCTTTTGAAGGTTTTTGCAGTGGCGGGGGAATCGCAAATTTGGCACAGACAAAAGCGATGGAGCATCTTTCTAACGGTAACGAAACTATATTTTGTCAGTCGCTAGATGAAATATCGAATATAACAACTAAGAAAGTAGGGGAAGCAGCGCAGGCTGGCGATCCACTTGCAATAGAAGTATTTCAAACCGTGGCAAGAAAACTTGGAAAAGGATTAGCGTTTATTGTAGACATTTTGAATCCGGAACGTATTGTCATTGGAAGCATTTATGGACGACAGCAATCATTATTAATGCCGATTGCGCTGGAGGTTCTTAAAAAGGAAGCATTGCCGCAATCATTGGAAGTATGTGAGATTGTATCTGCTGGGCTTGGTGAACAAGTCGGTGACTATGCTAGTTTGTCTGTAGCATTAAATACATTAGAAAGTGTCCATTCTTAA
- a CDS encoding Sip1-related alpha-galactosidase: MAHPKINIHCKSNIILGDIGLSVTLNDHSNVELTYKDTVEHNGKDHLGNYENILHHFSDPAETISLTLQLKVYHEVTFAFVDATIKNERIQGRHHYFAPEGCISIRVGDIGEIQGLMANYQHKDWWTRPYFGHDISFLPERTQSLLWKTEENLNYIIPVVDKEYRTDFAGGEKGLTIKLSSFTGGYDQCQTLAFAIGSGDNPFKLSERTIIATLKMLGFPTLPRENKHYPEILEYLGWCSWDALYHQVSESGIIEKMEELEEKELPVKWVMIDDGWLNVNENRLVSFDADKEKFPNGLHSISKRLKEQFGVNWVGVWHTITGYWGGIHPESDLAKTMERSLYMTNSNKLIPNPDPSKGFDFWNTWHKALKKEHIDFVKVDSQSAVNNFMMYHDAIGKTARGAHVGLEASVGIHFDQCILNCMGMASENIWNRPISAVSRNSDDFVPGEEISFKEHALQNAYNSFYHGHFYWGDWDMYWTKHEEDVQNAVLRAVSGGPVYFSDRIGETDPSKIWPLILSNGRILRADRPGLPTKDCLFINPNEDAVPLKIWNTTNGVGIIAVFNIHLHDEQVNGTISPTDVPGLAGDKFAIYDYFNKDITVIGKEEKLDVSLEKEAAQLFLIIPLVEKVNPIGLIRKYLAPLTISKQFHYENKLVIHLVEGGQFGFISTERHLTAIINGKETAILQMEENYYTIDCSKYKEEVVIEIVHG, encoded by the coding sequence ATGGCACATCCTAAAATTAATATTCATTGTAAATCCAATATCATTTTAGGTGATATAGGCCTATCGGTTACATTAAATGATCATTCGAATGTTGAACTTACGTACAAAGATACAGTTGAACATAATGGTAAAGATCACCTAGGAAACTATGAAAATATCCTCCATCATTTTTCTGATCCGGCAGAGACAATATCATTAACACTACAGCTGAAAGTGTATCACGAAGTCACTTTTGCGTTTGTAGATGCCACGATAAAAAATGAAAGAATACAAGGCAGACATCATTACTTTGCACCTGAAGGATGTATTTCTATAAGGGTTGGAGATATAGGTGAGATACAAGGTTTAATGGCCAACTATCAGCATAAGGACTGGTGGACTCGCCCTTACTTTGGCCATGACATTTCATTTCTTCCGGAAAGGACACAATCTTTACTTTGGAAAACGGAAGAAAATCTCAATTACATAATACCTGTTGTTGATAAGGAGTACAGAACAGATTTTGCAGGTGGAGAAAAAGGCTTGACTATTAAGCTTTCATCCTTTACAGGTGGATATGATCAATGCCAAACACTGGCCTTTGCAATTGGAAGTGGCGATAATCCATTCAAACTTTCCGAGAGAACGATTATAGCAACACTGAAAATGTTAGGCTTTCCAACATTACCACGGGAAAATAAGCACTATCCTGAAATTTTGGAATATCTCGGGTGGTGTAGCTGGGATGCGTTGTATCACCAAGTTAGTGAAAGTGGAATCATTGAAAAAATGGAGGAACTTGAGGAAAAAGAGCTACCGGTCAAATGGGTAATGATTGACGATGGTTGGCTTAATGTGAATGAAAATCGTCTTGTATCATTTGATGCAGACAAGGAAAAGTTCCCTAATGGGCTTCACTCCATATCCAAAAGGCTTAAAGAACAATTCGGTGTTAACTGGGTCGGCGTATGGCATACGATAACTGGGTATTGGGGAGGTATTCACCCTGAAAGCGATCTTGCAAAAACAATGGAACGATCTCTTTATATGACAAATAGTAACAAGTTAATTCCAAATCCCGATCCAAGTAAAGGCTTTGATTTCTGGAATACATGGCATAAGGCACTTAAAAAGGAACATATCGACTTTGTAAAAGTAGATAGTCAAAGTGCCGTTAATAATTTTATGATGTACCATGATGCAATTGGCAAAACTGCTCGAGGAGCGCATGTAGGATTAGAGGCATCTGTCGGCATTCATTTTGACCAGTGCATTTTAAATTGTATGGGGATGGCTTCTGAAAATATTTGGAATCGTCCTATATCAGCTGTTTCTAGAAATAGCGATGATTTTGTTCCAGGTGAAGAAATCAGTTTTAAGGAACATGCCCTCCAGAATGCCTATAATTCTTTTTATCATGGCCATTTCTATTGGGGAGATTGGGACATGTATTGGACTAAACATGAAGAGGATGTACAAAATGCTGTTTTGAGAGCGGTCAGCGGTGGCCCAGTCTATTTCAGTGACCGTATAGGTGAAACAGACCCTTCCAAAATTTGGCCATTAATTTTAAGCAATGGCCGGATTCTGCGAGCAGATCGACCAGGACTACCAACCAAAGACTGTTTATTCATAAATCCTAATGAAGATGCCGTCCCATTAAAGATCTGGAATACGACAAATGGTGTAGGGATCATCGCTGTTTTTAACATCCATTTGCACGATGAGCAGGTAAATGGAACAATTTCTCCAACAGATGTTCCAGGACTTGCTGGAGATAAATTTGCCATTTACGATTATTTTAATAAAGATATAACAGTAATCGGAAAGGAAGAAAAGTTAGACGTTTCACTAGAAAAAGAAGCGGCCCAATTATTTTTAATTATACCTTTAGTAGAAAAGGTTAACCCTATTGGTTTAATCAGAAAATATTTGGCACCACTAACGATTTCAAAACAATTTCATTATGAAAATAAATTGGTCATTCATTTAGTAGAGGGCGGTCAATTTGGATTTATTTCAACTGAAAGACACCTAACCGCAATAATTAATGGGAAGGAAACTGCTATTTTACAAATGGAGGAAAATTACTATACGATTGATTGCTCAAAATATAAAGAAGAAGTAGTTATAGAAATAGTGCATGGATGA
- a CDS encoding MBL fold metallo-hydrolase, whose protein sequence is MKQISTNLFLYEDTCNVYIIRKEKTAILIDFGDGGVLEKLSSIGIKSVSDILMTHHHRDQAQGLHKAVKAGIRIWVPHVEQDLFHSMNEHWNAREIDNNYNMRQDRFSILHSVPVYNILKDYSMHVFHGMKFNILPTPGHTMGSITIMGQIDGKHVAFTGDLIYAPGKVWSMSATQWSYNGGEGIALSVLSLLDLKDQNFDLLLPSHGHIMDHPIEAIDLLIERFTKLMTARKQNPRLLQLREKPYEAITPHLLKNRTSMANSYVLLSKTGKALFIDFGYDFIGGMAAGSDRASRRPWLSTLSKLKEEFNVNKIDVVIPTHYHDDHIAGINLLRDVEGTEVWCPENFANILEKPKNYNLPCLWYDSIKVDRKLALYHKIQWEEYEFTLYEQPGHTLYAVAISFQIDGKQVVAIGDQYQGDEGDYNYVYHNKFRIKDYVDSAELYKKIKPDILISGHWDPIYVTEDYLQLIEEKGILLQELHNDLLPLEEIDFGVEGFGATILPYQSFVRAGETFSVTVEIKNPYPIETLVRTSMVTPKDWEVEKKIYERIVSGNKSVCFQTSITIPKGTTGYRERIAIDITVGDQQFGQHAEALVSIMNSK, encoded by the coding sequence ATGAAACAAATTTCTACCAATCTTTTTCTATATGAGGATACGTGCAATGTTTATATCATTCGAAAAGAAAAAACTGCTATCCTAATCGATTTTGGGGATGGCGGGGTATTAGAAAAGCTTTCATCGATAGGAATCAAAAGCGTATCTGATATCCTTATGACTCATCATCATCGGGATCAAGCCCAAGGTTTACATAAAGCAGTAAAAGCAGGTATTCGAATATGGGTGCCACATGTAGAACAAGATTTATTTCATTCAATGAATGAACATTGGAATGCTAGAGAAATAGATAATAATTATAATATGAGACAGGATAGGTTTTCGATCCTTCACTCTGTACCTGTGTATAATATATTAAAAGATTATTCTATGCATGTTTTTCATGGGATGAAATTCAACATTTTGCCAACACCAGGTCATACTATGGGGTCTATTACGATTATGGGACAAATAGATGGTAAACATGTTGCCTTCACGGGAGATTTGATTTATGCACCTGGAAAGGTTTGGTCAATGTCAGCAACTCAATGGTCATATAACGGCGGAGAAGGGATCGCATTAAGTGTACTTTCTTTATTGGACCTAAAAGATCAAAACTTTGATTTGTTGCTCCCATCCCATGGTCATATCATGGATCACCCAATTGAAGCGATAGATCTATTGATAGAACGTTTTACTAAATTAATGACAGCACGAAAACAAAATCCAAGACTTTTACAATTACGAGAAAAACCATATGAAGCGATAACACCCCATCTATTAAAAAACCGCACAAGTATGGCAAATTCATATGTATTATTGTCGAAAACTGGTAAAGCATTATTTATTGATTTTGGTTACGATTTTATTGGTGGAATGGCGGCTGGTTCAGATCGAGCTTCAAGAAGACCTTGGCTGTCTACCCTATCAAAGTTGAAAGAGGAGTTCAATGTTAATAAAATAGATGTTGTTATTCCAACTCATTATCATGATGATCATATTGCCGGAATAAATTTGTTAAGGGATGTAGAAGGGACAGAAGTCTGGTGTCCAGAAAACTTTGCAAATATATTGGAGAAGCCAAAGAATTATAACTTGCCGTGCCTTTGGTACGACTCAATAAAAGTAGATAGGAAACTGGCTCTTTACCATAAAATCCAGTGGGAAGAATATGAATTTACTTTATATGAACAGCCAGGCCATACCCTATACGCGGTAGCTATTAGCTTTCAAATTGATGGAAAACAGGTAGTAGCAATTGGTGATCAATATCAAGGGGATGAGGGCGATTATAATTATGTCTATCATAACAAATTTCGAATAAAGGATTATGTTGATAGTGCCGAACTATATAAAAAAATCAAACCTGATATTCTTATTTCCGGCCATTGGGACCCTATTTATGTGACTGAGGATTATCTCCAGTTAATTGAGGAAAAAGGAATATTGTTACAAGAACTTCATAATGATCTGCTTCCCTTAGAAGAAATCGATTTTGGTGTAGAAGGTTTTGGAGCTACAATCTTGCCCTACCAATCATTTGTGCGGGCAGGGGAAACCTTTTCAGTAACAGTAGAAATCAAAAACCCATATCCAATAGAGACACTGGTAAGAACCAGCATGGTTACACCTAAGGATTGGGAAGTTGAAAAGAAAATATATGAAAGAATAGTATCTGGTAATAAAAGTGTTTGTTTTCAAACTTCTATTACTATTCCTAAAGGAACGACAGGATATAGAGAAAGAATTGCTATCGACATAACAGTGGGAGATCAACAGTTTGGACAACATGCTGAGGCGCTTGTCTCAATTATGAATAGTAAATAA
- a CDS encoding PTS sugar transporter: MKNVAILGSSGGNLYNLGGKNPKRLVSEILIQSDSAGVNVSAVQFIGAEVSMDVAKKNTRATLFTLKEEIPMRIFEGSLLEVNHEASTLDSEIAQKIRDGKIDGLIVMSIDPEGPNRNAILAAIEKKIPIVGTGGTSMAIIGSKGANVISASGTTGTTNRTRAISFISSLCKLWGIKYHPIIGQPSGKNNVAGNPLKRINIRGIMISSLPAFIALALILALSKIPALSGLGEIFDILLQALPVVIAAIAAKQVSDLDEVSIVAGIIAGVLSIKGGIIGGIIGGIGAGLFVQLLFLKCVQWRFPMTTVNIVAGGVSGIISGLLVFYFVAPVALMVGDFIKLIIEQAVVFSPVLAGAVAGLLIWPAILGGIYHAAILPIVLLEMEKTGNSFLGAVDMVSLVMVAAGINLANIISPRDKGEAAIATPGFMINLGFGTFVESAYPFMFSNKVVFGGAILSAGVGGALVGAFDVRGTAYLPSFVAPFASNNVIGFIISMIGAFICSFLITAFANKLMKKKGTDVENVVSKSTIQINKQSL; this comes from the coding sequence GTGAAAAACGTAGCAATTTTAGGTAGCAGTGGGGGGAATTTGTATAATTTGGGTGGTAAGAATCCCAAAAGGCTTGTCTCTGAAATATTAATTCAAAGTGATTCTGCAGGAGTGAATGTTAGCGCCGTCCAATTTATTGGTGCTGAGGTATCTATGGATGTAGCGAAGAAAAATACAAGAGCTACTCTTTTTACACTTAAGGAAGAAATACCTATGAGAATATTTGAAGGATCATTACTAGAAGTTAATCATGAAGCTAGTACGCTTGATTCAGAAATTGCTCAAAAAATCCGTGATGGGAAAATTGATGGACTAATCGTGATGAGTATCGACCCAGAGGGCCCAAATAGAAATGCTATATTGGCAGCTATTGAGAAAAAGATTCCGATAGTAGGTACAGGTGGAACATCTATGGCAATCATTGGTTCTAAAGGAGCCAATGTCATTTCCGCTTCTGGTACAACTGGGACTACTAATCGAACAAGGGCAATATCATTTATTTCATCTTTATGTAAATTGTGGGGAATCAAGTATCACCCGATAATTGGTCAACCGTCTGGAAAAAATAATGTAGCAGGGAATCCTTTAAAACGAATAAACATTAGGGGCATCATGATCTCTTCCCTACCTGCATTTATTGCACTAGCACTTATTCTAGCATTAAGTAAGATTCCGGCCTTATCTGGTTTGGGTGAAATATTTGATATTTTATTACAAGCTCTTCCAGTCGTCATTGCCGCGATTGCGGCCAAACAGGTATCAGATTTAGATGAAGTATCAATTGTTGCAGGGATAATAGCTGGGGTTTTGTCAATAAAGGGCGGTATTATCGGTGGAATTATCGGTGGTATTGGAGCAGGACTATTCGTTCAGTTATTATTCTTGAAATGTGTACAATGGCGTTTTCCAATGACTACTGTTAATATCGTTGCAGGTGGGGTTTCAGGAATTATATCTGGGTTACTTGTATTTTATTTTGTAGCACCTGTAGCATTAATGGTTGGAGATTTTATTAAATTAATCATTGAACAAGCCGTAGTATTCAGTCCTGTTCTTGCAGGTGCTGTTGCTGGGTTATTAATTTGGCCAGCAATACTAGGCGGCATATATCATGCGGCAATACTACCAATTGTTTTGCTTGAAATGGAAAAAACAGGAAATAGCTTCTTAGGAGCTGTAGATATGGTCTCTTTAGTCATGGTTGCTGCCGGAATTAATCTTGCGAATATCATTTCGCCTAGAGATAAAGGAGAGGCTGCAATAGCAACACCTGGCTTTATGATTAATCTTGGTTTTGGTACTTTCGTAGAATCAGCTTATCCGTTTATGTTCTCGAATAAAGTCGTCTTTGGAGGGGCGATATTGTCTGCTGGTGTTGGTGGAGCGCTTGTTGGAGCATTTGATGTTAGGGGTACCGCCTATTTACCTTCTTTTGTAGCACCTTTTGCATCAAATAATGTAATAGGATTCATTATTTCGATGATTGGGGCATTTATTTGTTCATTTCTAATCACGGCTTTTGCTAATAAATTAATGAAGAAAAAAGGAACGGACGTTGAAAATGTTGTTTCAAAAAGTACCATACAGATTAATAAGCAAAGTCTTTAA
- a CDS encoding response regulator transcription factor: MLNKEKILIVDDDADIRKVLQLYLCKAGFDVIEAEHGEGSLTLFDQENPDLIILDVMLPGLDGLEVCQIIRRKSDVPIIFLSAKEDDVDKIVGLGIGGDDYISKPFSPSVLTAKVKAHLRRKRLLDNQINQLEKEHDKQAIIAYPGLVINQESYSVKANDEEIQLSAKEYRILCLLAANPNKVYTVEQLFQLVWGEESFGDHRTVMVHISNLRKKIEANPTQPSFIITVRSIGYKFNVQRD, encoded by the coding sequence GTGTTGAATAAGGAAAAGATTTTGATTGTCGATGATGATGCCGACATTCGTAAAGTACTTCAGCTCTATTTATGTAAAGCGGGTTTTGATGTGATTGAAGCTGAACATGGGGAAGGATCCCTCACGCTTTTTGATCAAGAAAACCCAGATTTGATAATTTTAGATGTAATGCTACCAGGTCTGGATGGTTTGGAAGTATGCCAAATCATTAGACGAAAAAGTGATGTTCCTATTATATTTTTGAGCGCAAAAGAAGATGATGTAGATAAGATTGTAGGATTAGGAATTGGCGGTGATGATTATATATCTAAACCGTTCAGTCCGTCTGTTCTGACTGCAAAGGTAAAGGCTCACCTACGCCGAAAGCGTCTTTTAGATAATCAGATCAATCAATTAGAAAAAGAACATGATAAACAGGCGATTATTGCATATCCGGGATTGGTTATCAATCAAGAATCATATTCAGTAAAAGCAAATGATGAAGAAATCCAACTTTCAGCAAAGGAATACAGAATCCTATGTCTTTTGGCTGCAAATCCAAATAAAGTGTATACAGTGGAGCAGCTCTTTCAATTGGTTTGGGGTGAAGAAAGTTTCGGTGATCATCGAACTGTCATGGTACATATTAGTAATCTACGAAAAAAAATCGAAGCTAACCCAACGCAACCATCTTTTATTATTACCGTTCGAAGCATTGGGTATAAATTCAATGTTCAGAGAGATTGA
- a CDS encoding anti-repressor SinI family protein: MNQSTNIRPTACDKSEIPLDQEWITLFLSAKEIGLTVDDIRAFFQKTSQFNLSEH, from the coding sequence ATGAACCAAAGCACTAATATAAGACCAACAGCATGTGATAAGTCAGAGATTCCATTGGATCAAGAATGGATTACTTTATTCCTATCTGCAAAAGAGATTGGCTTAACTGTAGACGACATCCGCGCTTTTTTCCAGAAAACTAGTCAATTCAATCTCTCTGAACATTGA